One region of Triticum aestivum cultivar Chinese Spring chromosome 6B, IWGSC CS RefSeq v2.1, whole genome shotgun sequence genomic DNA includes:
- the LOC123139917 gene encoding uncharacterized protein, translating into MDPGGAAAAAAKRAVWCWMWGMHDNSDDAGDGHKQFHLVASADFSHDTRMPGEFGNHLTNITPESDLVKLVAHDEPISDSNRCEANGGSASDTDMQLEVTLSTLAIQFFCRFYENVHMRGLTWQDDEYMQWVSGYHHIERTNGLSARFMNELIGVGCYSYFPFGPFGPGSTVITIPESAWAEISVGLQSMLITRLDSFLQPKHSNAMGLNNSACTLPPESVCVLADAAVSSSVLADVAVSDTSMFEAAVPEFATVSEGVLAAAVVSDGIMVTAAVSDTAVSACALNSTAVPDVMTDIHEAAGANTVKKRSRSEVVVVTEHGRGPHSDKERCVPMELPSENPKRKKSSVVMTTGQQCLQISAVQQMGVEQCGIEVCSNNLMGPSQRPYILPKKTTLPSELEKKVKEKVKTIQSELPIFVRELKTYSVVGTGQGGCALVFCKEFASACGLPHAKKTTIHLQLEDKTTVPWPVKLICSEHNSNQRWLTTGWNKFVTDNGLKKGDACLFQPDKSSNTEGLTMTVYLIRKSSEKEL; encoded by the exons ATGGATCCAG gcggcgccgccgccgccgccgccaagcgcGCGGTGTGGTGCTGGATGTGGGGGATGCACGACAACTCGGACGACGCGGGCGACGGCCATAAGCAGTTCCATCTCGTGGCCTCCGCCGATTTCAGCCACGACACG CGTATGCCCGGGGAGTTTGGAAACCACTTGACGAATATAACCCCCGAGTCTGATCTTGTCAAACTTGTAGCTCACGACGAACCTATTTCTGACTCTAATCGATGTGAAGCAAATGGCGGTTCAGCGAGCGATACTGATATGCAACTTGAAGTGACCTTGAGCACCTTGGCTATTCAATTCTTTTGCCGCTTTTATGAGAATGTCCACATGCGTGGTTTGACTTGGCAGGATGATGAGTATATGCAATGGGTCTCTGGATACCATCACATAGAGCGAACCAATGGCCTTTCTGCCAGGTTTATGAATGAGCTCATTGGAGTTGGATGCTACTCTTATTTCCCCTTTGGACCATTTGGGCCGGGAAGCACCGTGATCACTATTCCTGAAAGTGCATGGGCTGAAATTTCTGTTGGGCTTCAGAGCATGCTCATAACTAGGCTTGACTCTTTTCTTCAGCCCAAACATTCCAATGCTATGGGCTTGAATAATTCTGCTTGCACTTTACCACCTGAATCTGTATGTGTGTTGGCTGATGCTGCAGTGTCTTCAAGTGTGTTGGCTGATGTTGCAGTGTCTGATACTTCTATGTTTGAGGCTGCTGTGCCGGAATTTGCTACAGTGTCTGAAGGTGTGCTGGCTGCTGCTGTAGTATCTGATGGTATTATGGTTACTGCTGCAGTGTCTGATACTGCAGTATCTGCATGTGCTTTGAACTCTACTGCTGTGCCTGATGTTATGACTGATATCCATGAAGCTGCCGGTGCCAATACTGTTAAGAAGAGGAGCAGATCAGAGGTTGTGGTGGTGACTGAACATGGTCGAGGACCGCACAGTGACAAGGAGAGATGTGTGCCTATGGAGCTCCCATCTGAGAATCCTAAAAGGAAGAAATCTTCTGTTGTGATGACCACAGGCCAACAGTGCCTTCAGATTTCAGCAGTGCAGCAAATGGGGGTTGAACAGTGCGGTATTGAAGTTTGTTCCAACAATCTCATGGGACCTTCTCAGCGTCCCTATATTCTACCCAAGAAGACAACTCTACCTAGTGAATTGGAGAAAAAAGTAAAGGAGAAAGTCAAGACTATTCAATCTGAACTTCCCATCTTCGTGAGAGAGTTAAAAACATACTCTGTTGTTGGCACAGGCCAAGGAGGATGTGCTCTG GTATTTTGCAAGGAATTTGCTTCGGCATGTGGCCTCCCGCACGCAAAGAAAACAACCATACATCTTCAGCTGGAGGACAAAACGACGGTGCCATGGCCTGTCAAGTTAATCTGCAGTGAGCATAACAGCAACCAGAGGTGGCTTACCACGGGGTGGAACAAATTTGTCACAGACAATGGCCTGAAGAAAGGAGATGCCTGCCTCTTCCAGCCAGACAAGAGCAGCAACACTGAGGGCCTTACAATGACTGTTTATCTGATTCGCAAGTCGTCGGAAAAGGAGCTGTAG